A genomic region of Bombus terrestris chromosome 12, iyBomTerr1.2, whole genome shotgun sequence contains the following coding sequences:
- the LOC105666344 gene encoding mediator of RNA polymerase II transcription subunit 12, translated as MSENTSVEQQQHQQQQQQQQQQQQQQQQQQQYVGGSSNSEHHCKDCGLYFESDKSLEVHLRYHQENLLSQWANQAQQEESNNNNNKAGNHISHVGVKRDSVTAPADSSESSSRPPSQDPTLSSQQSSTQQQQQVQQQQPQQQPQQQVQQQQPQQPVQQQQPQQQVTQQQQPAASQSYNQFQTSMYGENYFMQNDQAYMLSHHYSPPREDNGVGGGGGSYSRYHPYQHQQHFPSERANSVSSTSPRSPPLQCEKCGAVYEDANQLGEHVRTNHSNSPGGYPGHQYQQLGNSPQQQNQQPQQMHASPPQSSQQQQSGYDYNGRQPVKLDMTKEPDEQAEILDLDSHKVQTHRYEEELIRIHQQQQQELQLQMHQQQVMQQQHQQQQRAGTHSVSSMLGWPPAAQPHDYHPGLSPMVSMDSISPLSDQNQFIRGQHMPVEAPRHPSSPIITSTQPMPGHQIPGGLLQQPPKPPPLANQSWKSNEARRPKTYNCTACNKWFTSSGHLKRHYNTTLHKNAVKQSNQPDPANLPISAHHHPGRDSHSSGRGGGASRSPELSSSGSPPNLMAGPSGEAARGLLHTPTNLYNNNSNSSSSSESSAVTVAGLTQQSPTAVHLGSTMVPVHISPVESPLAAHHQQQMGSPSSQLGHQPQQQQQQQLHHLPMGSPSGQLPIHPMNSPMSPMHPPLPPHLSSPSPMGSHPHHHMNSPSPITPGSVHPAMASPTAMGGTTMPHQPYPNALPPHVITTTNIPGLLESITIQLTTTGNETSLPLSDQSQQQQQQQQQQENQLSQDVLPGFGTFSNHQRLLPSFTEFNVTGFMADPNQPEAINVGGLSPEENVSPQNRSFESSDSGYCLYRSSPPRYESLTNVGVNTDGMIIKRYEVQAQPLQQTRGNLEANNNLPRMVQAKEEVNPNVGRQLAKNLKLKGNFEIKEHHVITSTFTGSHYISQDGFHKCIECDKIFNKACYLTQHNKSFHSGDKPYKCNQCGKRFTLEYLHAEHLQKHAGDKPYKCEICPKQFNHKTDLRRHMCLHTGEKPYACDTCGKGFIRKDHMMKHLETHRKKNNHNVHLRT; from the coding sequence atGAGTGAAAACACGAGTGTTGAACAACAACAACaccaacaacaacagcagcagcagcagcagcagcaacaacaacaacaacaacaacagcagtaCGTAGGCGGCAGTTCGAATTCGGAGCATCATTGCAAGGATTGTGGTCTATACTTCGAAAGCGATAAAAGTCTCGAAGTGCACCTGAGATATCACCAGGAGAACCTGCTCAGTCAGTGGGCGAACCAGGCTCAGCAGGAGGAGagtaacaacaataataataaggcCGGTAATCACATCAGTCACGTGGGCGTCAAACGCGATAGCGTGACTGCTCCGGCGGACTCGAGCGAATCTTCTTCGAGGCCCCCCTCGCAGGATCCTACGTTGTCGTCTCAACAGTCATCAacacaacaacaacagcaggtTCAACAGCAGCAGCCGCAGCAGCAGCCGCAGCAGCAAGTTCAACAGCAGCAGCCGCAGCAGCCAGTTCAACAGCAGCAGCCGCAGCAGCAAGTAACTCAACAACAGCAGCCAGCTGCTAGCCAGAGTTACAATCAATTTCAGACGTCGATGTACGGCGAAAATTATTTCATGCAGAACGATCAGGCCTACATGTTGTCCCATCATTACTCACCGCCGCGTGAAGACAACGGcgtgggtggtggtggtggaaGTTATTCGCGTTATCATCCATATCAACATCAGCAACACTTTCCATCGGAACGTGCCAATTCAGTGAGTTCCACCAGTCCGAGAAGTCCGCCACTACAGTGTGAGAAGTGCGGTGCTGTGTACGAGGATGCGAATCAGCTGGGTGAACACGTAAGAACAAATCACTCGAATTCACCTGGAGGTTATCCTGGACATCAATATCAACAACTGGGTAATAGTCCTCAACAGCAAAATCAGCAGCCGCAGCAGATGCACGCATCACCGCCGCAATCTAGTCAACAACAACAATCTGGCTATGATTATAATGGTAGGCAACCGGTAAAACTGGATATGACTAAGGAGCCGGACGAACAGGCGGAAATTCTCGATTTGGATTCGCACAAGGTGCAGACTCATAGATACGAGGAGGAGCTAATAAGAATTcatcagcagcaacagcaggAGTTGCAGCTACAAATGCATCAACAGCAGGTAATGCAACAGCAACATCAGCAGCAGCAGAGGGCTGGTACACATTCGGTGAGTTCTATGTTGGGTTGGCCACCGGCCGCACAACCTCATGATTATCATCCCGGGTTATCGCCTATGGTTTCAATGGATAGTATTTCACCACTTTCGGATCAGAATCAATTCATACGAGGGCAACACATGCCCGTCGAAGCACCGCGACATCCGAGTTCCCCTATTATTACAAGCACGCAACCGATGCCCGGTCACCAGATACCCGGGGGTCTGCTGCAACAACCACCTAAACCTCCGCCTTTAGCTAATCAATCGTGGAAAAGTAACGAGGCGCGACGGCCAAAGACCTACAACTGCACCGCGTGCAACAAGTGGTTCACCAGCTCGGGCCATCTGAAGAGGCACTACAATACGACGCTGCACAAGAACGCTGTTAAACAGAGTAATCAGCCAGACCCAGCGAACTTGCCGATCAGTGCTCATCATCATCCTGGTAGAGATAGCCATTCTAGTGGCAGAGGCGGAGGAGCATCTAGATCGCCAGAGTTATCTTCTTCCGGAAGTCCCCCAAACTTGATGGCAGGTCCCTCGGGCGAGGCGGCGAGGGGCCTGCTCCACACGCCCACCAATCTCTACAACAACAATtccaacagcagcagcagcagcgaaTCTTCGGCGGTAACGGTGGCGGGTCTAACGCAACAATCGCCTACAGCGGTGCACTTGGGCTCCACAATGGTACCGGTGCACATTTCTCCGGTGGAATCTCCACTGGCGGCCCATCATCAGCAACAAATGGGCTCGCCGTCCTCTCAACTGGGCCACCAAccgcaacagcaacaacagcagcagttGCATCACCTTCCAATGGGTTCGCCGTCGGGCCAACTTCCGATCCATCCCATGAATTCGCCCATGTCACCCATGCACCCACCGCTACCGCCCCACCTGAGTTCCCCTTCGCCAATGGGCTCCCACCCGCACCACCACATGAATTCGCCATCTCCCATAACGCCGGGCTCGGTCCACCCAGCAATGGCTTCGCCCACGGCGATGGGGGGTACTACGATGCCTCATCAGCCGTACCCAAACGCCTTGCCCCCCCACGTTATAACTACTACCAACATCCCGGGCCTGCTGGAGTCTATCACCATCCAGCTAACTACTACTGGTAATGAGACGTCTTTACCGCTGTCCGACCAATctcagcaacaacagcagcagcagcagcagcaagaAAATCAGCTATCTCAGGATGTTTTACCCGGTTTTGGGACCTTTAGCAATCATCAAAGGCTCCTACCAAGTTTCACGGAATTCAACGTAACCGGGTTTATGGCTGACCCAAATCAACCGGAGGCCATTAACGTGGGGGGGCTAAGTCCAGAGGAGAACGTATCTCCTCAAAATCGATCATTCGAATCGTCTGATTCGGGTTACTGTCTGTATAGAAGTTCACCGCCTCGATACGAATCCCTTACAAACGTGGGAGTGAACACTGACGGCATGATCATCAAGCGGTATGAAGTTCAGGCGCAACCGCTTCAGCAGACTCGAGGCAATCTCGAAGCAAACAACAATTTACCGCGAATGGTACAAGCGAAAGAGGAGGTAAATCCGAATGTCGGTAGGCAATTAGCGAAAAATCTGAAACTGAAAGGCAATTTTGAAATTAAGGAACATCACGTAATAACCAGCACATTCACTGGTTCACATTATATTTCTCAAGATGGTTTCCACAAGTGTATCGAATGTGACAAGATTTTCAACAAGGCTTGCTATTTGACACAACACAATAAAAGTTTTCACTCTGGTGACAAGCCATACAAATGCAATCAGTGCGGTAAGAGATTCACCCTCGAGTACCTGCACGCGGAGCACCTGCAGAAGCACGCAGGTGACAAGCCATACAAGTGTGAAATATGCCCGAAGCAGTTTAATCATAAAACTGATCTTAGGCGGCACATGTGCCTCCATACTGGCGAAAAGCCGTACGCCTGTGATACTTGCGGAAAGGGATTCATCAGAAAGGACCACATGATGAAGCACCTCGAGACGCACAGAAAGAAAAACAACCATAACGTCCATCTAAGGACGTGA